One Actinomadura viridis genomic region harbors:
- a CDS encoding cation:proton antiporter, which translates to MLARAGQRIGLPTIPLFMLAGILFGPHTPGLALFDDPADLKLLSALGLVFLLFYLGLEFHLDDLVSGGGRLLTAGGLYLLLNVGGGLAFGFALGWGGREAFVLAGVIGISSSAIVTKILMDMGRLGNPESRLILGIIVVEDVFLALYLALLQPILSGADSFTAAAVDFGKALAFLLILASAARWGGRWIGRLVDLKDDELLVVTFVGLAVLVAGVAEEFGVSDAIGAFMVGLVLGATPSAKRIQTLVHPLRDAFAAIFFFAFGLQIDPGDLPSVAVPVAIAVAITLVLNLGAGLLAGRLHGFGREPSANVALTVLSRGEFALVLATMAAAAGLDPRLAPFIAGYVLILAVAGPLLSLRSERLGRMLPERWFPPLAEKEPAGTGGERAGP; encoded by the coding sequence GTGCTGGCCCGCGCCGGGCAGCGCATCGGCCTGCCGACCATCCCGCTGTTCATGCTCGCCGGGATCCTGTTCGGGCCGCACACGCCCGGCCTGGCCCTGTTCGACGACCCCGCCGACCTCAAACTGCTGTCCGCCCTCGGCCTGGTGTTCCTGCTCTTCTACCTGGGTCTCGAATTCCATCTCGACGACCTGGTCTCCGGCGGCGGGAGGCTGCTCACGGCCGGCGGCCTCTACCTGCTGCTCAACGTGGGCGGCGGGCTGGCCTTCGGGTTCGCCCTCGGCTGGGGCGGCCGGGAGGCGTTCGTCCTGGCCGGTGTGATCGGCATCTCGTCCTCGGCGATCGTCACCAAGATCCTCATGGACATGGGCCGGCTCGGGAACCCGGAGAGCCGCCTGATCCTGGGCATCATCGTGGTCGAGGACGTCTTCCTGGCCCTGTACCTGGCCCTGCTCCAGCCCATCCTGAGCGGTGCCGACAGCTTCACCGCCGCCGCCGTCGACTTCGGCAAGGCGCTGGCGTTCCTGCTCATCCTGGCCTCGGCCGCCCGGTGGGGCGGGCGCTGGATCGGCCGGCTGGTCGACCTGAAGGACGACGAGCTGCTGGTGGTCACCTTCGTCGGCCTGGCCGTCCTGGTCGCCGGCGTCGCCGAGGAGTTCGGGGTCTCCGACGCGATCGGCGCGTTCATGGTCGGCCTGGTCCTCGGCGCGACCCCCTCCGCGAAGCGGATCCAGACGCTGGTGCACCCGCTCCGGGACGCCTTCGCCGCGATCTTCTTCTTCGCCTTCGGCCTGCAGATCGATCCGGGCGACCTGCCCTCGGTCGCCGTGCCGGTCGCGATCGCCGTGGCGATCACCCTGGTCCTGAACCTGGGGGCCGGGCTGCTGGCCGGGCGCCTGCACGGGTTCGGCCGGGAGCCGTCGGCCAACGTGGCGCTGACCGTCCTGTCCCGGGGCGAGTTCGCCCTGGTCCTGGCCACGATGGCGGCGGCGGCCGGGCTCGATCCGCGGCTGGCGCCGTTCATCGCGGGCTACGTCTTGATCCTGGCCGTGGCCGGCCCGCTGCTCTCCCTCCGGTCGGAACGGCTGGGCCGGATGCTGCCCGAACGGTGGTTCCCGCCGCTCGCGGAGAAGGAGCCCGCCGGCACGGGCGGCGAACGCGCCGGACCCTGA
- the secD gene encoding protein translocase subunit SecD: MTRANVVRALLALAVLATSLFFALSKPARLGLDLRGGTQMVLETRDSPTVKAGRESTDRAKEVLQRRVDALGVAESSLTRSGDRRIIVELPDVQDPTQAAQVVGRTAQLTAHPVRTNDGKPKQGEQVLPDESGQPVLIGPAALTGDGIGSADATYDQQNMAGWLVTIKFRGGGGAAWEKVTAKAACGAGDDRRVAIVLDGKVISSPAVTQDVACGIGITGGSTQITGDFTPTEAKELAALVQGGSLPVPVEIIEQRVVGPTLGDAAIKASAQAAIIGVLLTGLFIIAVYRLVGLLATVALACYALISYAALVAIGATLTLPGLAGFVLAIGMAIDANVLAFERAREEYAAAPRRGVRGALATGFDKAWSAIADSNITTLLAAGLLFFLASGPVRGFGVTLSIGVLGSMISAMLLSRVLTESVVARRAVSRRPGLTGLGSIGRVRRVLEKRRPDVMRRRRLWLGISALAVVLAVTGIFVRGLNFGVEFTGGRLVEYSTSRPVNIDSARAALADAGFPRAVVQTSGTDDISVRTEKLTNEQEKSIRDALAEEGGQVTKQRDELIGPSLGEELRTKALIALAVALLAQLAYLAIRFRWTFGASAVTAMFHDVIVVTGVFAWLGKPIDGVFLAALLTVIGYSVNDSVVVFDRVRELWGARPKAPFAEVANLGAVQTVPRTVNTGMGALFILAALALLGGDSLTDFAIALLIGIVVGTYSSVFVATPLAVVFERRAKAPPPRPKTGSRPAARQPGDSGAVV, from the coding sequence TTGACTCGCGCCAACGTGGTGCGGGCGCTGCTCGCCCTGGCCGTGCTCGCCACCTCGCTCTTCTTCGCCCTGTCCAAACCCGCCCGACTCGGCCTCGACCTGCGCGGCGGCACCCAGATGGTCCTGGAGACCAGGGACTCGCCCACGGTCAAGGCCGGGCGGGAGTCCACCGACCGCGCCAAGGAGGTGCTCCAGCGCCGCGTCGACGCGCTCGGCGTCGCCGAGTCGTCCCTCACCAGGTCGGGGGACCGGCGGATCATCGTCGAGCTGCCCGACGTCCAGGACCCCACCCAGGCCGCCCAGGTGGTCGGCCGGACCGCCCAGCTCACCGCCCATCCCGTACGGACCAACGACGGCAAGCCGAAGCAGGGCGAGCAGGTGCTGCCCGACGAGAGCGGGCAGCCCGTCCTCATCGGCCCGGCCGCGCTCACCGGTGACGGCATCGGCTCCGCCGACGCCACCTACGACCAGCAGAACATGGCCGGCTGGCTGGTGACGATCAAATTCCGCGGGGGCGGCGGCGCGGCCTGGGAGAAGGTCACCGCCAAGGCCGCCTGCGGGGCGGGCGACGACCGCCGGGTCGCGATCGTCCTGGACGGCAAGGTGATCTCGTCCCCGGCCGTCACCCAGGACGTGGCCTGCGGGATCGGCATCACGGGCGGCTCCACGCAGATCACCGGCGACTTCACCCCCACCGAGGCCAAGGAACTGGCCGCGCTGGTCCAGGGCGGCTCGCTGCCGGTGCCCGTCGAGATCATCGAGCAGCGGGTGGTCGGGCCCACGCTGGGCGACGCGGCGATCAAGGCCAGCGCCCAGGCCGCCATCATCGGCGTGCTGCTCACCGGGCTGTTCATCATCGCCGTCTACCGGCTGGTCGGCCTGCTGGCCACCGTGGCACTGGCCTGCTACGCGCTGATCTCGTACGCGGCGCTGGTGGCGATCGGGGCGACCCTCACCCTGCCCGGCCTCGCCGGGTTCGTGCTGGCCATCGGCATGGCCATCGACGCCAACGTGCTGGCGTTCGAACGCGCCAGAGAGGAGTACGCGGCGGCCCCCCGGCGCGGGGTGCGCGGCGCGCTGGCCACCGGCTTCGACAAGGCCTGGTCGGCGATCGCCGACAGCAACATCACCACGCTGCTGGCGGCCGGGCTGCTGTTCTTCCTGGCCTCCGGCCCGGTCCGGGGCTTCGGCGTCACCCTGTCCATCGGCGTGCTGGGCTCCATGATCTCGGCGATGCTGCTGAGCCGGGTGCTCACCGAGTCGGTGGTGGCACGCCGCGCCGTGTCCCGCCGTCCCGGGCTGACCGGCCTGGGCTCCATCGGGCGGGTCCGGCGCGTGCTCGAGAAGCGGCGGCCCGACGTCATGCGGCGCCGGCGGCTCTGGCTGGGCATCTCCGCGCTGGCCGTCGTGCTCGCCGTCACGGGCATCTTCGTCCGCGGGCTGAACTTCGGCGTGGAGTTCACCGGCGGCCGGCTGGTCGAGTACTCCACCAGCCGCCCGGTGAACATCGACAGCGCCCGCGCAGCCCTGGCCGACGCCGGTTTCCCGCGCGCCGTGGTGCAGACCTCCGGGACCGACGACATCTCCGTGCGGACCGAGAAGCTCACCAACGAGCAGGAGAAGTCGATCCGGGACGCGCTGGCCGAGGAGGGCGGCCAGGTCACCAAGCAGCGGGACGAGCTGATCGGCCCCAGCCTCGGCGAGGAGCTGCGCACCAAGGCGCTGATCGCCCTCGCCGTCGCGCTGCTCGCCCAGCTGGCCTACCTGGCGATCCGGTTCCGCTGGACGTTCGGCGCGAGCGCGGTGACGGCGATGTTCCACGACGTGATCGTCGTCACCGGCGTGTTCGCCTGGCTCGGGAAACCGATCGACGGCGTCTTCCTCGCCGCGCTCCTCACCGTCATCGGTTACTCGGTGAACGACTCGGTGGTGGTGTTCGACCGCGTCCGGGAACTGTGGGGGGCCCGGCCGAAGGCGCCGTTCGCCGAGGTGGCCAACCTGGGCGCGGTGCAGACCGTCCCGCGGACCGTCAACACCGGCATGGGAGCCCTGTTCATCCTGGCCGCGCTGGCGCTGCTGGGCGGCGACTCGCTCACCGACTTCGCGATCGCCCTGCTGATCGGCATCGTGGTCGGCACCTACTCCAGCGTGTTCGTCGCGACCCCGCTGGCCGTGGTGTTCGAGCGCCGCGCCAAGGCGCCGCCGCCCCGCCCGAAGACCGGCTCCCGCCCCGCCGCCCGCCAGCCGGGCGACTCGGGCGCCGTCGTCTAG
- a CDS encoding glycoside hydrolase family 15 protein, translating to MVAGGRAGDPFAPIADFGFLSDCETTALVAPSGNIEWMCLPKMDSPSVFGSILDRDAGYFRLGPAGVEVPAAQRYIPGTMVMETTWWVHGGWLVVTDALLMGPWHHETERSHTHRRAPTDYDADHVLLRMVRCVNGQVQVRLDCMPVFDYGQTPARWEHTGAGYHEALARGNGVNLRLTTDMNVGFEGSLATSRTLLKQGDARFVALSWSEHEPPAHYEDAQERLVWTVHHWQHWLDRGRFPDHPWRSHLQRSALTLKGLTYAPTGAVAAAATTSLPEAPGGDRNWDYRYTWIRDSTMALWAFYTLGYDWEANDFFYFITDVAEAAEGKLQIMYGLDGREELPESTLDHLSGYDNARPVRIGNEAYMQAQHDVWGAIIASIYLFVRKRDRLDDRLWKIIIKQVEDALANWRTPDCGMWEVRGEPQHFTSSKVFCWVAADRGARLARIRGDAERARRWQDAADEIHADVLANALDERGVFTAHYGARTLDASALLIPLLGFLPADDKRVRETVLAIADELSEDDLVLRYRAAETDDGFSSEEGTFTICSFWLVSTLVMIGELDRARALCEKLLSYASPLQLYAEEIDPHTGRHLGNFPQAFTHLALINAVMQVIRAEDDEPQGTQLA from the coding sequence ATGGTCGCCGGTGGCCGGGCGGGAGACCCGTTCGCCCCGATCGCCGATTTCGGGTTCCTGTCGGACTGCGAGACCACCGCCCTGGTGGCTCCCAGTGGCAACATCGAGTGGATGTGCCTGCCGAAGATGGACTCCCCCAGCGTGTTCGGGTCCATCCTGGACCGCGACGCCGGCTACTTCCGGCTCGGCCCCGCGGGCGTGGAGGTGCCCGCGGCACAGCGCTACATCCCGGGGACCATGGTCATGGAGACCACCTGGTGGGTGCACGGCGGCTGGCTCGTCGTGACCGACGCCCTGCTCATGGGCCCCTGGCACCACGAGACGGAACGGTCCCACACCCACCGGCGGGCCCCCACCGACTACGACGCCGACCACGTGCTGCTGCGCATGGTGCGGTGCGTCAACGGCCAGGTCCAGGTGCGGCTCGACTGCATGCCGGTGTTCGACTACGGCCAGACGCCGGCCCGCTGGGAGCACACCGGCGCGGGCTACCACGAGGCGCTCGCCCGCGGCAACGGCGTCAACCTGCGCCTGACCACCGACATGAACGTCGGCTTCGAGGGCTCGCTGGCGACCTCGCGCACCCTCCTCAAGCAGGGCGACGCCCGCTTCGTCGCGCTGTCCTGGAGCGAGCACGAGCCGCCGGCCCACTACGAGGACGCCCAGGAACGGCTGGTGTGGACCGTCCACCACTGGCAGCACTGGCTGGACCGGGGCCGTTTTCCCGACCACCCCTGGCGCAGCCACCTCCAGCGCAGCGCACTGACGCTGAAGGGGCTGACCTACGCCCCCACGGGCGCGGTCGCCGCCGCCGCGACCACCTCGCTGCCGGAGGCGCCGGGCGGTGACCGCAACTGGGACTACCGCTACACCTGGATCCGCGACTCCACGATGGCGCTGTGGGCCTTCTACACCCTCGGGTACGACTGGGAGGCCAACGACTTCTTCTACTTCATCACCGACGTGGCCGAGGCCGCCGAGGGCAAGCTGCAGATCATGTACGGGCTGGACGGCCGGGAGGAACTGCCCGAGTCCACGCTCGACCATCTCAGCGGCTACGACAACGCCCGCCCGGTGCGCATCGGCAACGAGGCGTACATGCAGGCCCAGCATGACGTCTGGGGGGCGATCATCGCCTCCATCTACCTGTTCGTGCGCAAGCGCGACCGGCTCGACGACCGGCTCTGGAAGATCATCATCAAGCAGGTCGAGGACGCCCTGGCCAACTGGCGCACCCCGGACTGCGGCATGTGGGAGGTCCGCGGCGAGCCGCAGCACTTCACCTCCTCCAAGGTGTTCTGCTGGGTGGCCGCCGACCGCGGTGCCCGGCTGGCCCGGATCCGCGGCGACGCCGAGCGGGCCCGGCGCTGGCAGGACGCCGCCGACGAGATCCACGCCGACGTCCTGGCCAACGCGCTGGACGAGCGGGGCGTGTTCACCGCCCACTACGGGGCCCGCACGCTGGACGCCTCGGCGCTGCTGATCCCGCTGCTGGGCTTCCTGCCGGCCGACGACAAGCGGGTCCGCGAGACCGTGCTGGCCATCGCCGACGAGCTGTCGGAGGACGACCTGGTGCTGCGGTACCGGGCGGCCGAGACCGACGACGGGTTCAGTTCCGAGGAGGGCACGTTCACGATCTGCTCGTTCTGGCTGGTGAGCACGCTCGTGATGATCGGTGAACTGGACCGTGCCAGAGCCCTGTGCGAGAAGCTGCTGTCCTACGCCAGCCCGCTGCAGCTGTACGCCGAGGAGATCGACCCGCACACCGGGCGTCACCTGGGCAACTTCCCGCAGGCGTTCACCCACCTCGCCCTGATCAACGCGGTCATGCAGGTGATCCGGGCCGAGGACGACGAGCCCCAGGGCACCCAGCTGGCCTGA
- the ppdK gene encoding pyruvate, phosphate dikinase → MTKFVFDFTEGNKDLKDLLGGKGANLAEMTNLGLPVPPGFTITTEACRHYLEHGGLPEGLEDEVDAHLAALEERMGKRLGDPGDPLLVSVRSGAKFSMPGMMETVLNVGLNDESVHGLAAQSGDERFAWDSYRRLIQMFGKTVLDVDGDLFEEAIDAAKDAKDVGDDGDLDAADLRALVETFKGIVRERAGREFPTDPREQMDLAVKAVFDSWNAPRAILYRRQERIPVDLGTAVNVCSMVFGNLGMDSGTGVAFTRDPASGQQGVYGDYLRNAQGEDVVAGIRNVVPLTELGRIDRESYEQLLQIMETLENHYLDMCDIEFTIERGKLWMLQTRVGKRTAAAAFRIACQLLDQGLIDEDEAARRVTGDQLAQLMFPRFDEARLADAHRLTKGMNASPGAAVGKAVFSSERAARAAEKGEAVILVRRETNPDDLAGMVAARGVLTSRGGKTSHAAVVARGMGKTCVCGAEELDVDVKAARFAAPGGVVVNEGDVISIDGTTGEVYLGEVPVEDSPVVQYFEGRLDPRDGGELVQAVHRVMAHADARAALKVRANADNREDAARARRFGARGIGLCRTEHMFLGDRRQLVEKLILAESEEERASALDALEPLQRSDFEGIFEAMDGLPVTIRLIDPPLHEFLPDLTELSVRVALAGDGADPQDRRLLEAVHRLHEQNPMLGLRGVRLGLAIPGLFAMQVRAIAEAAAQRRQAGGDPRPEIMIPLVGAVQELEAIRDEAQGVLAEVARSTGVDVPTLIGTMIELPRAALTAAQIAEAAEFFSFGTNDLTQTTWGFSRDDVEAAFFSRYLELGIFGVSPFETLDKEGVGRLVRIGAEEGRRTRPGLKLGICGEHGGDPESVHFCHEVGLDYVSCSPFRIPVARLEAGRAAIDAPRG, encoded by the coding sequence GTGACGAAGTTCGTGTTCGACTTCACCGAGGGAAACAAGGACCTGAAGGACCTGCTGGGGGGCAAGGGCGCCAACCTCGCCGAGATGACCAACCTGGGGCTGCCGGTCCCGCCGGGCTTCACCATCACCACCGAGGCGTGCCGGCACTACCTGGAGCACGGCGGCCTGCCCGAGGGCCTGGAGGACGAGGTGGACGCCCACCTGGCCGCGCTGGAGGAGCGGATGGGCAAGCGCCTGGGCGACCCCGGCGACCCGCTGCTGGTGAGCGTCCGCTCCGGGGCCAAGTTCAGCATGCCCGGGATGATGGAGACCGTCCTCAACGTCGGGCTGAACGACGAGTCCGTGCACGGCCTGGCCGCGCAGTCGGGCGACGAGCGCTTCGCCTGGGACTCCTACCGCCGGCTGATCCAGATGTTCGGCAAGACCGTGCTGGACGTCGACGGCGACCTCTTCGAGGAGGCGATCGACGCCGCCAAGGACGCCAAGGACGTCGGTGACGACGGCGACCTGGACGCCGCCGACCTCCGGGCGCTGGTGGAGACGTTCAAGGGGATCGTCCGCGAGCGCGCCGGGCGGGAGTTCCCCACCGACCCCCGCGAGCAGATGGACCTGGCGGTCAAGGCCGTCTTCGACTCCTGGAACGCCCCCCGCGCGATCCTGTACCGCCGCCAGGAGCGCATCCCGGTCGACCTGGGCACCGCGGTCAACGTGTGCTCCATGGTCTTCGGCAACCTGGGCATGGACTCGGGCACCGGCGTCGCGTTCACCCGCGACCCCGCCAGCGGCCAGCAGGGCGTCTACGGGGACTACCTGCGCAACGCCCAGGGCGAGGACGTGGTCGCCGGCATCCGCAACGTGGTGCCGCTGACCGAGCTGGGGCGGATCGACAGGGAGTCCTACGAGCAGCTCCTGCAGATCATGGAGACGCTGGAGAACCACTACCTGGACATGTGCGACATCGAGTTCACGATCGAGCGCGGCAAGCTGTGGATGCTGCAGACCCGGGTGGGCAAGCGGACCGCCGCCGCGGCCTTCCGGATCGCCTGCCAGCTGCTCGACCAGGGGCTCATCGACGAGGACGAGGCCGCCCGCAGGGTCACCGGCGACCAGCTCGCCCAGCTCATGTTCCCCCGCTTCGACGAGGCCCGGCTCGCGGACGCGCACCGGCTGACCAAGGGCATGAACGCCTCGCCCGGCGCCGCCGTCGGCAAGGCCGTCTTCTCCTCCGAGCGCGCCGCCCGGGCCGCCGAGAAGGGCGAGGCGGTCATCCTGGTGCGCCGCGAGACCAACCCCGACGACCTGGCCGGGATGGTCGCCGCCCGGGGCGTGCTCACCTCCCGCGGCGGCAAGACCTCGCACGCCGCCGTGGTCGCCCGGGGCATGGGCAAGACCTGCGTCTGCGGCGCCGAGGAGCTGGACGTGGACGTCAAGGCGGCCCGCTTCGCCGCCCCCGGCGGCGTGGTGGTGAACGAGGGCGACGTCATCTCCATCGACGGCACCACCGGCGAGGTCTACCTCGGGGAGGTCCCGGTCGAGGACTCCCCGGTCGTCCAGTACTTCGAGGGCCGGCTGGACCCGCGGGACGGCGGCGAGCTCGTCCAGGCCGTTCACCGCGTCATGGCCCACGCCGACGCCCGCGCCGCGCTGAAGGTGCGCGCCAACGCCGACAACCGCGAGGACGCCGCCCGCGCCCGCCGCTTCGGCGCGCGGGGGATCGGGCTGTGCCGGACCGAGCACATGTTCCTCGGCGACCGGCGGCAGCTGGTGGAGAAGCTCATCCTCGCCGAGAGCGAGGAGGAGCGCGCCTCCGCCCTGGACGCCCTCGAACCCCTCCAGCGCAGCGACTTCGAGGGCATCTTCGAGGCCATGGACGGGCTGCCGGTCACCATCCGGCTCATCGACCCCCCTCTCCACGAATTCCTCCCCGACCTGACCGAGCTGTCGGTCCGGGTCGCCCTCGCCGGTGACGGCGCCGACCCCCAGGACCGCAGGCTTCTCGAAGCCGTCCACCGGCTGCACGAGCAGAACCCTATGCTCGGACTGCGCGGGGTGCGGCTCGGTTTGGCGATTCCCGGCCTTTTCGCCATGCAGGTCCGGGCGATCGCCGAGGCCGCCGCGCAGCGGCGGCAGGCCGGCGGCGATCCCCGTCCCGAGATCATGATCCCCCTTGTCGGTGCCGTACAGGAACTCGAGGCCATCCGCGACGAGGCCCAGGGCGTGCTGGCCGAGGTCGCGCGCTCCACCGGGGTCGACGTCCCGACGCTGATCGGCACCATGATCGAGCTGCCCAGGGCCGCGCTGACCGCCGCCCAGATCGCCGAGGCCGCCGAGTTCTTCTCCTTCGGCACCAACGACCTCACCCAGACCACCTGGGGGTTCTCCCGCGACGACGTGGAGGCGGCGTTCTTCTCCCGCTACCTGGAACTGGGCATCTTCGGCGTTTCGCCGTTCGAGACACTCGACAAGGAGGGCGTCGGGCGGCTGGTGCGGATCGGCGCCGAGGAGGGCCGGCGGACCCGGCCCGGCCTCAAGCTCGGCATCTGCGGGGAGCACGGGGGCGACCCGGAGTCGGTGCACTTCTGCCACGAGGTCGGCCTGGACTACGTCTCCTGCTCGCCGTTCCGGATCCCGGTGGCGCGCCTGGAGGCGGGCCGCGCGGCGATCGACGCCCCGCGGGGCTGA
- a CDS encoding YdcF family protein, producing MTLEFQVPEHERGGLPADGPADGLPDDDRDDGRGDDRGDGGDGGGRRGRGRGRKERRPRSRRFVITLAVVLGLVAFVVLTPLTVAWRVWYQARQDEVPRSDAIIVLGAAQYNGRPSPTLQWRLQHALDLYRHGRAKAIVTVGGKQPGDNFTEADAGKRWLVQRGGVPASKVVAVPEGADTLESMRAVGSRYKRLGWKSGIIVTDPWHGLRSKKMAEDNGIEAAASPTRSGPSVQTRETQLHYIVRETGGYLSYVLFGKSVKAPRETIKTVPGGS from the coding sequence ATGACGTTGGAATTCCAGGTGCCGGAGCATGAGCGGGGCGGCCTCCCGGCGGACGGGCCCGCGGACGGGCTCCCAGACGACGACCGCGACGATGGCCGGGGCGACGACCGCGGCGATGGCGGCGATGGCGGCGGCCGGCGTGGCCGCGGGCGGGGACGCAAGGAGAGGCGTCCCCGCTCGCGCCGGTTCGTGATCACGCTGGCCGTCGTGCTGGGGCTGGTCGCGTTCGTGGTGCTGACCCCGCTCACGGTGGCCTGGCGGGTCTGGTACCAGGCCCGCCAGGACGAGGTCCCCCGCTCGGACGCGATCATCGTGCTGGGCGCGGCCCAGTACAACGGCCGGCCCTCGCCCACGCTGCAGTGGCGCCTCCAGCACGCCCTGGACCTCTACCGCCACGGGAGGGCGAAGGCGATCGTCACCGTCGGCGGCAAGCAGCCCGGCGACAACTTCACCGAGGCGGACGCGGGCAAGCGCTGGCTGGTCCAGCGGGGCGGCGTCCCGGCGAGCAAGGTGGTCGCGGTCCCGGAGGGCGCCGACACGCTGGAGAGCATGCGGGCGGTCGGGAGCCGGTACAAGCGGCTCGGCTGGAAGAGCGGGATCATCGTGACCGACCCCTGGCACGGCCTGCGCTCCAAGAAGATGGCCGAGGACAACGGGATCGAGGCGGCGGCCTCGCCCACGCGCAGCGGCCCGAGCGTGCAGACCCGCGAGACCCAGCTCCACTACATCGTCCGGGAGACCGGCGGCTACCTGTCGTACGTGCTGTTCGGCAAGAGCGTGAAGGCGCCCCGCGAGACGATCAAGACGGTGCCCGGCGGCTCGTAG
- a CDS encoding deoxyguanosinetriphosphate triphosphohydrolase, protein MTHYTDGDRQRWAPEPPKRRDRTAFERDRARVLHSAALRRLAAKTQVASPGADAPGSVQSLRTRLTHSLECAQVGRELGKALGCDPDLVETACLAHDIGHPPFGHNGEVALDAVAQHCGGFEGNAQSLRVLTRLEPKSFAPAGPPLYGRSVGLNLTRAALDAVMKYPWRREASRAARPQGGSGPFGVYEDDADVARWARRGAPEKKTCFEAQVMDWSDDVAYSVHDLEDALVAGHIDFACLADPAERRLIAQTAIKLYCDDATPSELEERFAALLAEPFWPDRYDGTPRTLAALKNLTSTLIGRFCLAAEDATREAYGDRPLTRYAADLIVPRAQRLECALLKGITAHYVWISHEEVRARQRELILELADLLLAGAPGTLDAAFRAAYVDAPDEPARLRAVVDQIASLTDVSAINRHAMLRGDV, encoded by the coding sequence ATGACGCACTACACGGACGGGGACCGGCAACGCTGGGCCCCCGAACCTCCCAAGCGGCGCGACCGCACCGCCTTCGAGCGCGACCGGGCACGGGTGCTGCACAGCGCGGCGCTGCGCCGGCTGGCCGCCAAGACCCAGGTGGCCTCGCCCGGCGCGGACGCGCCCGGCAGCGTGCAGAGCCTCCGCACCAGGCTGACCCACTCCCTGGAGTGCGCCCAGGTCGGCCGCGAGCTGGGCAAGGCCCTGGGCTGCGATCCCGACCTGGTGGAGACCGCCTGCCTGGCCCATGACATCGGGCACCCGCCGTTCGGCCACAACGGCGAGGTCGCGCTGGACGCCGTCGCCCAGCACTGCGGCGGTTTCGAGGGCAACGCCCAGAGCCTGCGCGTGCTGACCCGGCTGGAGCCCAAGTCGTTCGCCCCGGCCGGGCCGCCCCTGTACGGGCGCAGCGTCGGCCTCAACCTCACCCGCGCGGCGCTCGACGCCGTGATGAAGTATCCGTGGCGCCGGGAGGCGTCCCGGGCCGCCCGGCCCCAGGGCGGCAGCGGCCCGTTCGGGGTGTACGAGGACGACGCGGACGTGGCGCGCTGGGCCCGGCGGGGCGCGCCGGAGAAGAAGACCTGCTTCGAGGCCCAGGTCATGGACTGGAGCGACGACGTCGCCTACTCCGTGCACGACCTGGAGGACGCGCTGGTCGCCGGGCACATCGACTTCGCCTGCCTCGCCGACCCGGCCGAGCGCCGCCTGATCGCCCAGACCGCGATCAAGCTGTACTGCGACGACGCCACGCCGTCCGAGCTGGAGGAGCGTTTCGCGGCGCTGCTGGCCGAGCCGTTCTGGCCCGACCGCTACGACGGCACGCCGCGGACCCTGGCCGCGCTGAAGAACCTCACCAGCACCCTGATCGGCCGGTTCTGCCTGGCCGCCGAGGACGCCACCCGCGAGGCCTACGGCGACCGCCCGCTCACCCGGTACGCCGCCGACCTGATCGTGCCCCGGGCCCAGCGGCTGGAGTGCGCGCTGCTCAAGGGCATCACGGCGCACTACGTCTGGATCAGCCACGAGGAGGTCCGCGCCCGCCAGCGCGAGCTGATCCTGGAGCTGGCCGACCTGCTGCTCGCCGGCGCGCCGGGCACCCTCGACGCCGCGTTCCGCGCCGCCTACGTCGACGCCCCCGACGAGCCCGCCCGGCTCCGCGCCGTCGTCGACCAGATCGCCTCCCTGACGGACGTCTCGGCCATCAACCGCCACGCGATGCTGCGCGGGGACGTGTAG